TGCTCGATCCCGGAGAATCGGTCTATCTTTTCAGTACCACTCCGAGTCGCGAGTCTACAGAAGACTCCGGCGCATACACGCCGCCCGCGACCGTCCCCGGTCTCGTGCACGAGTACAGCTTCGGCGGTTTGCAGATGATCCTTCCGGCTCAAGCTCCGTTGCCGTCACTCGATCCCGGCATTTCCATCGCGCCCCTCTCGGTCGAAGATGTTCCAGCCATGCTGGCGCTGATTGCGGTGGCTTTTCCCGGATATTTCTTCCGCCGCACCCTTGAGCTGGGCGCCTATTATGGCGTCTGGCAGGGCGGGGAACTGGTGTCGATGGGCGGAGAGCGGCTGGCCTTCGGGCCTTATGTGGAGATCAGCGCCGTCTGCACCCATCCGGCCCACACTGGCCGCGGATACGCCGCCGCCATCATCGCCCGGCTTCTACACGAGCATCGCGCTGAGGGCCGCCAGTCGTTTCTGCATCTGGCCGCTGCCAACGCTCGCGCCCGCGCGCTTTACGAGCGTCTGGGCTTCCGCTTCTA
The DNA window shown above is from Acidobacterium capsulatum ATCC 51196 and carries:
- a CDS encoding GNAT family N-acetyltransferase — its product is MTSEPDLSRAAEPGFAFLNPIWHSLQTHHAALAIRRPGHGGALRYPPEVLRFAAVRDNTSQAMRDLHALLDPGESVYLFSTTPSRESTEDSGAYTPPATVPGLVHEYSFGGLQMILPAQAPLPSLDPGISIAPLSVEDVPAMLALIAVAFPGYFFRRTLELGAYYGVWQGGELVSMGGERLAFGPYVEISAVCTHPAHTGRGYAAAIIARLLHEHRAEGRQSFLHLAAANARARALYERLGFRFYRTLDFQRFIRRD